In Deinococcus puniceus, one genomic interval encodes:
- a CDS encoding COG1361 family protein produces the protein MNFKRTSSLAALTALTALLAAGSVAQAQEIDTSLPLTSIGDKLMWTVGDQTLNLAVPITGRIKLDLYSPRVDQSDYRSDTYYGDEQYDANRSAVTTTFTLTDAGGKVVLRRTFTPGAHAWETLLEQDLTAGQYRLNVETKGNGKNTFAVRLTGVSADITAERLTVNVNSTDWVPAINVTTDGTVPYVVRMYDGDGASELEAQLRDEQGNITPLTVSEDLDWADLTLPEAAGRYVIELRQTGTAKQYSNTAGFSLLRAGTATPITLTRVDQTGQLRVTAELILPGSTAATSADFTLNGKTERVDGSLTRRVPVGDYALTAAPVAGATVTLDQSKLTVPKGGLAEALIQIRPEVALSLQADKTEICIGDRVTLTARASTAFAGDLPMNLTLDTPGLDIIGVNTLDGTLNAGRPGELTVIGTATVAGPLTVSARLNPWEQGKTVNLNVLPSATSLQLSREPLAAATVGDEVTVSLTVKNTAAQSVPFALTDTPGAGLVALDSTTFEGTLAAGESRTLTYRARVDAAGEATLNAQLNSPSCPAPQTVGGLLTAAPVPVPAPVVVVPEVRPAPAQVRESVVSLPYDAPTRTNELVISHLPPAGATVTPGSSRLNKQPIADPMVGPSGTLYWVIPATDAKAQRGVVAYDLAHTEVLGVMAAPSLLSRLQGNRSELLEGTFDAADLAAARPLAAPSSVTTAENAGAIKLPLAGSLIRTRDRISVVVEVPVGNLPALTINGQPVDSSTIGTNTQDGVRGVQRLTYVGVPLKPGPNVLSVNGETVTVQLVGGTAEIQVLATQMLADGSTPLRVKFRALDSFGNLASLSSVTVRTNLEPRTPDANPSESGYQVRLTDGEGVMELQPQSAPTTLKLDLLNGDDVQRQSFEVRPDASRVGVGMLSATLGLDGSLSLQDDLTYQAKGYYEGPLAGGKLYAAADKDGLSTNENTLIRYPLAGDASTESVPLQGIDPVALTYDHPAFRAQYRTTALPIDVLAVGEQFTALSAYTKTNPSVAAFAALVPRDRITDAPLTPEGTRILRLPNTDIAEGSETLVLVTLERTLQADGTQKEVGRATLIRNVDYVLDVRTGIITLARALDTVDNDLNTLRVLASYRLLNAKDGRRLAFGAQVKQTGENYSVGAAAVSLDDRVTYGVRGQYDNGTLRAGALVAYSGGVQASAEVAAKLGDDSLSARVRYQDEGYAGLNGFGVGFNASANYNARLGANLNAIADAEYHRTPTTEGGTLGARAEFRVAPFTVGGGLKYAYGDTYGLGAVGSIGYHRDPVDIDVVHTQPLFGGLGGNLDATTNITAKYRFNDKVTLGLTDAITWGAGSTNNITQSAALTLDSKLGNFNYALGYELPTASGAGNRARFGVSTALTLSERVNVGLRGSALYDLNKNETQLGAGADVNYRSDSVSATTGTDLTLNNGKFGVVVRGGITGTITPHLTLTADALAEWSADKSGLRASLGYAYRNRTFNSLGYARYLQGSLGGTQPELSTGLSAEYRQPTWAVRGGLETRTLLNDTASFTLQAQIGGTAYITDRFGVGAWGRMITQPSSGSTAYGYGLEASVRPLQGTWLTAGYNPVGFVGLPSAGTYTKQGLYLRLDLTIDENLGKEQK, from the coding sequence GTGAATTTCAAAAGAACATCATCTCTGGCTGCCCTGACCGCCCTGACTGCCCTGTTGGCAGCGGGTTCGGTGGCGCAGGCCCAAGAAATAGACACCAGCCTTCCCCTGACCAGCATCGGCGACAAGCTGATGTGGACGGTGGGCGACCAAACCCTGAATCTGGCCGTGCCGATCACGGGCCGCATCAAGCTTGACCTGTACAGCCCCCGCGTCGACCAGAGCGACTACCGCAGCGACACCTACTACGGTGACGAGCAGTACGACGCCAACCGCTCGGCGGTGACGACCACCTTTACCCTGACCGATGCGGGCGGCAAAGTGGTGCTGCGGCGCACCTTCACGCCCGGTGCCCACGCCTGGGAAACCCTGCTGGAGCAAGACCTGACGGCGGGCCAGTACCGCCTGAACGTGGAAACCAAAGGCAACGGCAAAAACACCTTCGCCGTGCGCCTGACCGGCGTGAGCGCCGACATCACCGCCGAACGCCTGACAGTCAACGTGAACTCCACCGACTGGGTTCCGGCCATCAACGTGACCACCGACGGCACCGTGCCCTACGTGGTTCGCATGTACGACGGCGACGGCGCCAGCGAACTCGAAGCCCAACTGCGCGACGAGCAGGGCAACATCACGCCCCTGACGGTCAGCGAAGATTTGGACTGGGCCGATCTGACCCTGCCTGAAGCCGCCGGACGCTACGTGATCGAACTGCGCCAGACTGGCACAGCCAAGCAGTACTCCAACACCGCCGGATTTAGCCTGCTGCGTGCGGGAACCGCCACCCCGATTACCCTGACCCGCGTAGACCAGACCGGACAATTGCGCGTGACCGCCGAACTGATTTTGCCCGGCAGCACGGCAGCCACCAGCGCCGACTTTACCCTGAACGGCAAAACCGAGCGCGTCGACGGCAGCCTGACCCGCCGCGTGCCCGTGGGCGACTACGCACTGACTGCCGCGCCTGTGGCCGGAGCCACTGTGACGCTGGATCAGAGCAAGCTGACCGTGCCCAAAGGCGGGCTGGCCGAAGCCCTGATTCAGATTCGCCCCGAAGTGGCCCTGAGCCTGCAAGCCGACAAGACCGAAATCTGCATCGGTGACCGCGTGACCCTGACAGCGCGTGCCAGCACCGCTTTTGCAGGCGACCTGCCCATGAACCTGACGCTGGACACGCCCGGACTCGACATCATCGGCGTAAACACGCTGGACGGCACCCTGAATGCAGGGCGCCCCGGTGAACTGACCGTGATCGGCACGGCCACTGTGGCTGGCCCCCTGACCGTCAGCGCCCGCCTGAATCCCTGGGAACAGGGCAAAACCGTGAACCTGAACGTGCTGCCCAGCGCGACGAGCCTGCAACTGAGCCGAGAGCCGTTGGCCGCCGCCACCGTAGGCGACGAGGTGACCGTAAGCCTGACCGTGAAGAACACCGCGGCCCAGAGCGTGCCCTTTGCCCTGACCGATACTCCCGGCGCGGGCTTGGTGGCCCTTGACTCCACCACCTTTGAAGGCACGCTGGCCGCCGGTGAAAGCCGCACGCTAACCTACCGCGCCCGTGTGGACGCCGCGGGCGAAGCCACGCTGAACGCCCAACTGAACAGCCCGTCTTGCCCCGCCCCGCAAACTGTGGGTGGCCTGCTGACTGCCGCGCCAGTTCCGGTGCCCGCACCCGTCGTCGTGGTTCCCGAAGTGCGCCCCGCCCCGGCCCAAGTCCGTGAAAGCGTGGTCAGCCTGCCCTATGACGCGCCGACCCGCACCAACGAACTGGTCATTTCGCACTTGCCGCCCGCTGGCGCAACTGTAACCCCCGGCAGCAGCCGCCTGAACAAGCAGCCGATTGCCGACCCCATGGTGGGGCCGAGCGGCACGCTGTACTGGGTCATTCCCGCCACCGATGCCAAAGCACAGCGCGGTGTCGTCGCCTACGATCTTGCCCACACCGAAGTCTTGGGCGTCATGGCCGCGCCATCGCTCCTCAGCCGCTTGCAGGGCAACCGCAGCGAACTGCTGGAAGGCACCTTCGATGCTGCCGACCTGGCCGCCGCCCGCCCGCTGGCCGCCCCCAGCTCCGTGACCACTGCCGAAAACGCCGGAGCCATCAAGTTGCCCCTCGCAGGCAGCCTGATTCGCACCCGTGACCGGATCAGCGTGGTGGTCGAAGTCCCGGTGGGCAATCTGCCTGCCCTGACCATCAACGGGCAACCCGTGGATTCCTCGACCATCGGCACCAACACCCAAGACGGCGTGCGCGGTGTGCAGCGCCTGACCTACGTGGGCGTCCCCCTCAAGCCCGGCCCCAACGTGCTCAGCGTGAACGGAGAAACCGTAACCGTGCAACTCGTGGGCGGCACTGCCGAGATTCAGGTGCTGGCGACCCAGATGCTGGCCGACGGCAGCACGCCCCTGCGCGTCAAGTTCCGGGCGCTGGATTCGTTTGGCAACCTGGCCTCGCTGAGCAGCGTGACGGTACGCACCAACCTCGAACCCCGCACCCCCGATGCCAACCCCAGCGAAAGCGGCTACCAAGTGCGCCTGACCGACGGAGAAGGTGTGATGGAATTGCAGCCCCAGTCTGCACCGACCACCCTGAAACTGGACTTGCTGAACGGCGACGACGTGCAGCGCCAGAGCTTTGAAGTCCGCCCCGACGCCAGCCGCGTGGGCGTGGGCATGCTGAGCGCGACGTTGGGACTGGACGGCAGCCTGAGCCTGCAAGACGACCTGACCTATCAGGCCAAGGGCTACTACGAAGGCCCGCTGGCCGGGGGCAAGCTGTACGCCGCCGCCGACAAGGACGGCCTGTCCACCAACGAAAACACCCTGATCCGCTACCCGCTGGCCGGAGACGCCAGCACCGAAAGCGTGCCGCTGCAGGGCATCGATCCGGTGGCGCTGACCTACGATCATCCTGCCTTCCGCGCCCAGTACCGCACCACCGCGCTGCCCATAGACGTGCTGGCCGTGGGCGAGCAGTTTACGGCCCTGAGCGCCTACACCAAAACCAACCCCTCGGTGGCCGCGTTTGCCGCCCTTGTTCCCCGTGACCGCATTACCGACGCTCCCCTGACGCCCGAAGGCACCCGGATTTTGCGCCTGCCCAACACCGACATTGCCGAGGGCAGTGAAACGCTGGTGCTGGTGACGCTGGAACGCACCCTGCAAGCCGACGGCACACAAAAAGAAGTGGGGCGCGCCACCCTAATCCGCAACGTGGACTACGTGCTGGACGTGCGAACCGGAATTATTACGCTGGCCCGCGCCCTAGACACCGTAGACAACGACTTGAACACCCTGCGCGTGCTGGCCAGCTACCGCCTTCTGAACGCCAAAGATGGCCGCCGCCTGGCCTTCGGCGCGCAAGTGAAACAAACCGGCGAAAACTACTCGGTGGGAGCCGCTGCCGTGAGCCTGGATGACCGCGTGACCTACGGCGTGCGCGGCCAGTATGACAACGGCACCCTGAGGGCCGGGGCGCTCGTGGCTTATTCGGGCGGCGTACAGGCCAGCGCCGAAGTGGCCGCCAAACTGGGTGACGACAGCCTGAGCGCCCGCGTGCGCTACCAAGACGAAGGCTACGCGGGCCTGAACGGCTTCGGCGTAGGCTTTAATGCCAGTGCCAACTACAACGCTCGCCTCGGCGCGAACCTGAACGCCATCGCCGACGCCGAATATCACCGCACGCCCACCACCGAAGGCGGCACTCTGGGGGCACGCGCCGAATTCCGGGTGGCTCCGTTTACCGTGGGCGGCGGCCTCAAGTACGCTTACGGCGACACCTACGGCCTCGGCGCGGTGGGCAGCATCGGCTATCACCGCGACCCTGTAGACATCGACGTGGTGCATACTCAGCCCCTGTTCGGTGGGTTGGGCGGCAATCTGGACGCCACCACCAACATCACCGCCAAGTACCGTTTCAACGACAAAGTGACGCTGGGCCTGACCGACGCCATCACCTGGGGCGCGGGCAGCACCAACAACATCACGCAGTCGGCAGCCCTGACCCTCGATTCCAAACTCGGCAACTTCAATTACGCGCTGGGCTACGAACTGCCCACTGCCAGCGGCGCAGGCAACCGCGCCCGCTTCGGCGTCAGCACGGCCCTGACCCTCTCTGAGCGCGTGAACGTGGGTCTGCGTGGCAGCGCCCTCTACGACCTGAACAAGAATGAAACCCAATTGGGCGCGGGCGCAGACGTCAACTACCGCAGCGACAGCGTGAGCGCCACCACCGGCACCGACCTGACTCTCAACAACGGCAAATTCGGCGTCGTGGTGCGCGGCGGCATCACTGGCACCATCACCCCGCACCTGACCCTCACCGCCGACGCGCTGGCCGAATGGTCTGCCGACAAGTCCGGCCTCCGCGCTAGCCTCGGCTACGCCTACCGCAACCGCACCTTCAATAGCCTCGGCTACGCCCGCTACTTGCAGGGCAGCCTCGGCGGCACGCAACCCGAACTCTCCACTGGCCTGAGCGCCGAATACCGCCAGCCCACGTGGGCCGTGCGCGGCGGCCTAGAGACCCGCACCCTGCTGAACGATACCGCCAGCTTTACCTTGCAGGCGCAGATCGGCGGCACGGCGTACATCACTGACCGCTTCGGCGTGGGCGCGTGGGGCCGCATGATTACGCAGCCTTCCAGCGGCAGCACCGCCTACGGTTACGGCCTAGAAGCCAGCGTGCGCCCGTTGCAGGGCACATGGCTGACCGCCGGATACAACCCAGTCGGGTTCGTGGGCCTGCCCAGCGCCGGAACCTACACCAAGCAGGGCCTCTACCTGCGCCTTGACCTGACCATCGACGAGAATTTGGGCAAAGAGCAAAAATAA
- a CDS encoding DUF11 domain-containing protein, whose product MTVSYLSKSPLQLLSGLLALGACAGGQWANAAGTPAGTNITNIATGTFEPLVPGGPSTAQSNLVTTTVQAVCAVSITPNGSVLAPGQSATLLPGETTTFKYTVVNAGNTTSTLGVAGRVETASGFTPVLAVYHDLNNNGVVDTNEPTVSSVNLPADGSANLLVVVSTDQSARGDAFVNLIGSCSGGVSDADNVSRVTVGPPPELAVDKSFSPALVRPGTETTVTVNTVNGGQGDSREVVLTDILTDQLALGLTFVAGSASVGNNVAGAVLEYSADGTNWQTTEPAQVRGVRVRVPTLKAGARLSLSFRMLAGLAAENRKIPNVATATTGGKAATGTATADVRYLPAVAIGPVGNPEAPEGTAADSQSKTFAVVGQVVCFDHTVKNTGDVRDNFTVTVTYPQGAAKAEFQNASGGPLVQPIALDPGQTAFVRVCYTPAQAGALEALLTVNGDRGTSNQTRDLIAAVEGGLPELVKSSSVAANMTVATGDKITYTLSVRNPYTRPLTNVVVSDPVPAHTDFVGASAGGVVAGPVGTQVVTWNLGTLQPGETRTLTMDTAVSTRAVDGEELKNIFNLVSTELPAPIASNEVKTPVWSAKLVILKEVSEKVATYGDRLTYTLRIRNLSPTTPIVDAIITDNPAVGLEYIAGTTTLAGAAYADPTVTTASTGSTLKWPVAVIPAGGEIVLTYATRVTPQATSTLINTVSVVGNGAGGPNRAIASNRAEASTRLDPLKFAPLGDVVGLVYIDRNRNGLYEEGFDTPVDRARVIMAGGRLALTDKEGRYHFFNVQYGTQAFRLDPNTTPYPPLKVPADGDLSGTQTVHVRGLTSVDFPLAPLGGDINVLRRTVLIAGTVRVEKLVIPVTGGYVVNLNITSPTALEEFVLTDPLPAGATLKEGRNSLTGTLSAGETNLTYRLEGPGEDRAATTDPFVSWRY is encoded by the coding sequence ATGACCGTGAGCTACTTATCTAAATCCCCCCTACAACTGCTGTCCGGCCTGCTGGCGCTAGGTGCCTGCGCGGGCGGCCAGTGGGCCAACGCCGCCGGAACGCCTGCCGGAACCAACATCACCAACATCGCCACCGGAACATTCGAGCCACTGGTGCCGGGTGGCCCAAGCACCGCCCAGAGCAATCTGGTAACCACCACCGTGCAGGCCGTGTGCGCCGTGAGTATTACGCCCAACGGTTCGGTGCTGGCTCCCGGCCAGAGCGCCACGCTGCTGCCCGGCGAAACGACCACCTTCAAATACACGGTGGTCAATGCGGGTAACACCACCTCTACGCTTGGTGTGGCGGGCCGCGTGGAAACAGCGAGCGGCTTTACCCCTGTGCTGGCCGTGTATCACGATCTGAACAACAACGGCGTTGTAGACACCAACGAGCCGACAGTCAGCAGCGTGAACCTCCCCGCCGATGGCAGTGCCAACCTGCTGGTCGTGGTCAGCACCGACCAGAGCGCACGCGGAGACGCCTTCGTGAACCTGATCGGCTCTTGCAGCGGCGGCGTCAGCGATGCCGACAACGTGAGCCGCGTGACTGTAGGCCCGCCCCCGGAACTGGCCGTAGACAAGAGCTTTTCTCCGGCGCTGGTACGCCCCGGCACCGAAACCACCGTCACGGTGAATACGGTGAACGGCGGGCAGGGTGACAGCCGCGAAGTCGTATTGACCGACATTCTGACCGATCAGCTGGCTCTCGGCCTGACCTTTGTGGCAGGCAGCGCCAGCGTCGGCAACAACGTGGCGGGCGCGGTGCTGGAATACAGCGCAGACGGCACCAACTGGCAAACCACCGAACCTGCACAGGTGCGCGGCGTGCGGGTGCGCGTGCCCACGCTGAAGGCGGGCGCTCGCCTGAGCCTCAGCTTCCGCATGCTGGCCGGACTGGCCGCCGAAAACCGCAAGATTCCCAACGTCGCCACCGCCACCACTGGGGGCAAAGCCGCCACCGGCACCGCCACCGCCGACGTGCGCTATCTGCCCGCCGTCGCCATCGGGCCAGTGGGCAACCCCGAAGCGCCCGAAGGCACCGCCGCCGACAGCCAGAGCAAGACGTTTGCCGTGGTGGGTCAAGTGGTCTGCTTCGATCACACCGTCAAAAACACCGGCGATGTGCGCGACAACTTCACGGTCACCGTGACCTATCCGCAGGGCGCGGCCAAAGCCGAGTTCCAGAATGCCAGCGGCGGCCCCCTGGTGCAGCCTATCGCGCTCGATCCGGGCCAGACCGCCTTTGTGCGCGTGTGCTACACCCCCGCACAGGCCGGGGCACTGGAAGCCCTGCTGACCGTGAACGGAGACCGGGGAACCAGCAACCAGACCCGCGATCTGATCGCCGCCGTAGAGGGCGGCCTCCCCGAACTCGTCAAGTCCAGTTCGGTGGCGGCCAATATGACCGTCGCCACGGGCGACAAAATTACCTACACCCTGTCGGTTCGCAACCCTTACACCCGCCCGCTGACCAATGTGGTCGTCAGCGATCCGGTGCCCGCCCACACCGACTTTGTGGGCGCTTCGGCGGGCGGCGTAGTGGCAGGCCCAGTGGGCACGCAGGTCGTGACTTGGAATCTGGGCACGCTGCAACCCGGCGAAACCCGCACCCTGACGATGGACACAGCCGTCTCGACCCGCGCTGTAGACGGCGAGGAACTGAAGAACATCTTCAATCTGGTGAGTACCGAGTTGCCTGCGCCGATTGCCAGCAACGAAGTGAAGACGCCCGTCTGGAGCGCCAAACTGGTGATCTTGAAGGAAGTCAGCGAGAAAGTCGCCACCTACGGAGACCGCCTGACCTACACGCTGCGGATTCGCAACCTGTCGCCCACCACGCCTATCGTGGACGCCATCATTACCGACAACCCCGCCGTGGGGCTGGAGTACATCGCCGGAACCACCACGCTGGCCGGGGCCGCTTACGCCGACCCCACCGTGACCACCGCCAGCACGGGCAGCACCCTGAAATGGCCGGTGGCTGTGATTCCCGCAGGCGGCGAAATCGTGTTGACCTACGCCACCCGCGTGACGCCGCAGGCCACCAGCACCCTCATCAATACGGTCAGTGTGGTGGGCAACGGCGCAGGCGGCCCCAACCGCGCTATCGCCAGCAACCGCGCCGAGGCCAGCACCCGCCTCGATCCCCTGAAGTTTGCGCCGCTGGGCGACGTGGTGGGTCTGGTGTACATCGACCGCAACCGCAACGGCCTGTACGAAGAAGGCTTCGATACACCTGTAGACCGCGCCCGCGTGATCATGGCCGGGGGCCGACTGGCGCTGACCGACAAGGAGGGCCGCTATCACTTCTTCAACGTGCAGTACGGCACGCAGGCCTTCCGCCTCGATCCCAACACCACGCCGTACCCGCCCTTGAAGGTGCCCGCAGACGGCGACCTGAGCGGCACGCAGACTGTGCATGTGCGCGGCCTGACCAGCGTAGATTTCCCGCTGGCTCCCCTGGGCGGCGACATCAACGTATTGCGCCGCACGGTGCTGATTGCAGGCACGGTACGTGTAGAAAAACTGGTGATTCCGGTTACGGGCGGCTACGTGGTGAACCTGAACATCACTTCGCCCACCGCCTTGGAAGAGTTTGTACTGACCGATCCCCTCCCCGCAGGCGCGACCTTGAAAGAAGGCCGCAATAGTCTGACCGGTACGCTAAGTGCAGGTGAAACGAATCTCACCTACCGCCTCGAAGGGCCGGGGGAAGACCGCGCTGCCACCACCGATCCTTTCGTGAGCTGGAGGTACTGA
- a CDS encoding DUF11 domain-containing protein, with protein sequence MKSYSPLVLLTGALLTSIAVAQAASPLTLTLGQALVKAVTVDGKATEQLAPDPKNVRPGDVLSQMVTARNMGSKALTNVTVRLPVPKGTTYLKAETAMNTAASGAKAEYSIDGGKTYAAAPLTKMVTVTENGKSVKKEVEVKPSEYTNVRWMLARIDAGKDLKVGFRVQVN encoded by the coding sequence ATGAAAAGTTATTCCCCCCTAGTGTTGCTGACCGGCGCACTCCTGACCAGTATTGCTGTAGCTCAGGCTGCTAGCCCCCTCACCTTGACCTTAGGCCAAGCCCTCGTCAAGGCCGTGACCGTGGACGGCAAAGCCACCGAACAACTGGCCCCCGACCCCAAAAACGTGCGCCCCGGCGACGTGCTGAGCCAGATGGTGACCGCCCGCAATATGGGCAGCAAGGCCCTGACCAACGTGACGGTGCGCCTGCCCGTGCCCAAGGGCACCACCTACCTGAAGGCTGAAACCGCCATGAACACCGCCGCGAGCGGAGCCAAGGCCGAATATTCCATCGACGGCGGCAAAACCTACGCCGCTGCACCCCTCACGAAGATGGTGACAGTGACGGAAAACGGCAAGAGCGTGAAGAAGGAAGTAGAAGTCAAACCTTCCGAGTACACCAACGTTCGCTGGATGTTGGCGCGAATCGATGCGGGCAAAGACCTGAAAGTCGGCTTCCGCGTTCAGGTCAACTGA
- the dusA gene encoding tRNA dihydrouridine(20/20a) synthase DusA, which produces MSAAPPLPPHTLSVAPMMDWTDRHCRVFHRTLTRRTLLYTEMVTTGAILHGDRERHLGFDGAEHPVALQLGGSDPVALAECARIAQDYGYDEVNLNCGCPSDRVQNGSFGACLMGTPDVVARAVEAMRGATSLPVTVKHRIGIDDLDSYDHLTNFVGTVAGAGCDTFIVHARKAWLSGLSPKENREIPPLRYELVQQLKTDFPHLTIVLNGGVLTLEDAQAHLAWADGAMVGRAAYQNPYILAAADRDVFGSAGFGSGSLPPTRREAIEAFLPYVAAQVEQGQPLNRSMRHTLGLFAGQAGARHWKRTLSEKGHLPGAGLEVVREAMAGVPDSVLDARPEAQPEAQALAPA; this is translated from the coding sequence ATGAGTGCTGCCCCGCCCCTGCCCCCGCATACGCTGTCTGTGGCCCCGATGATGGACTGGACAGACCGGCATTGCCGCGTGTTTCACCGCACGCTGACGCGCCGCACCCTGCTGTATACCGAAATGGTCACGACTGGCGCGATTTTGCACGGAGACCGCGAGCGGCACTTGGGCTTTGATGGTGCAGAGCATCCGGTGGCCCTGCAACTGGGCGGCAGCGACCCGGTAGCGTTGGCCGAATGCGCCCGCATAGCGCAAGATTATGGCTACGACGAAGTGAACCTGAACTGCGGCTGCCCCAGTGACCGTGTACAAAACGGGTCTTTCGGCGCTTGCCTGATGGGCACGCCCGACGTGGTGGCCCGCGCTGTAGAGGCCATGCGCGGCGCGACCTCTTTGCCCGTGACCGTCAAGCACCGCATCGGCATAGACGATCTGGACAGTTACGACCACCTGACGAACTTTGTGGGCACTGTGGCGGGCGCTGGCTGCGACACCTTTATCGTGCATGCCCGCAAAGCGTGGCTGAGTGGCCTGTCTCCCAAAGAGAACCGCGAGATTCCGCCCTTGCGCTACGAGTTGGTGCAGCAACTCAAAACGGACTTTCCGCACCTGACCATTGTGTTGAATGGGGGAGTGCTGACGCTGGAGGACGCACAGGCCCACTTGGCTTGGGCCGACGGCGCGATGGTGGGCCGGGCGGCCTATCAAAACCCTTACATACTGGCCGCCGCTGACCGGGATGTGTTTGGCTCGGCTGGCTTTGGTTCAGGTAGCTTACCGCCCACCCGCCGCGAAGCCATCGAAGCTTTTTTGCCGTATGTGGCCGCGCAGGTAGAACAAGGCCAACCGCTGAACCGCTCCATGCGCCACACCTTGGGCCTGTTTGCGGGGCAAGCTGGGGCACGCCACTGGAAGCGCACCCTCAGCGAAAAGGGGCATCTGCCGGGAGCGGGCTTGGAAGTGGTGCGCGAGGCGATGGCAGGCGTGCCCGACAGCGTATTGGACGCGAGGCCGGAAGCTCAGCCAGAAGCGCAAGCACTCGCACCCGCATGA
- the tsaE gene encoding tRNA (adenosine(37)-N6)-threonylcarbamoyltransferase complex ATPase subunit type 1 TsaE: MITPPNALPLLPGETHLFYGQQQQWEFGAALAHALPAGSVLFLEGELGAGKTTLTQGLVGALGFTEPVTSPTYALMNAYPTPAGRVLHVDAYRTRHPAELYEMDLEDLIAGSRLSVIEWGEALYADYPDAPIVRLLHVDGEPDVRRVERVR; encoded by the coding sequence ATGATCACGCCCCCGAATGCGCTGCCGTTGTTGCCCGGAGAAACGCACCTCTTCTATGGACAGCAGCAACAATGGGAGTTTGGTGCGGCCTTGGCTCACGCCTTGCCCGCTGGCTCTGTCCTCTTCCTAGAAGGAGAACTGGGCGCGGGCAAAACCACGCTGACGCAAGGGCTAGTGGGCGCGTTGGGATTCACCGAACCCGTGACCAGCCCCACCTACGCCCTGATGAACGCCTATCCCACCCCCGCCGGACGCGTGCTGCACGTGGATGCCTACCGCACCCGCCACCCCGCCGAACTGTACGAAATGGACTTGGAAGACCTGATCGCGGGCAGCCGCCTCAGCGTGATCGAGTGGGGAGAAGCCTTGTATGCCGATTATCCCGACGCGCCGATTGTGCGCCTGCTGCATGTAGATGGGGAACCGGATGTGCGGCGGGTGGAGCGGGTGCGGTGA
- a CDS encoding acetate kinase yields MWTLVLNCGSSSVKFALLNPASGEVRLSGLAERLGAPEASVRLERDGGRTTHALRGGAYAEAFDVLLAELEALGVRSEVSAVGHRVVHGGERFSAPARITSDVLDAIRACVPLAPLHNPANLSGIEAARAAFPGVPHVAVFDTAFHQTMPDVAYRYAVPEAWYTRHGVRRYGFHGTSHAFVAAEAAALLGRPLAELNLVTAHLGNGSSVCAVQGGRSVDTSMGLTPLEGLVMGTRSGDVDPGLHDYLARQSGLTLSEITAALNRESGLLGLSNLASDMRELEAAAAGGHAGARLAVDVFVYRLAKTVAGMAVALGRLDGLIFTGGIGENSATIRAATLRRLAVLGFEVDEEANAGAVRGQSGLITAGGVPALVVNTNEELSIARQTEEVLAQ; encoded by the coding sequence ATGTGGACGCTCGTTCTGAATTGCGGGTCAAGTAGTGTCAAGTTCGCCCTCCTGAATCCGGCGTCGGGTGAGGTACGGCTCTCTGGGCTGGCCGAGCGATTGGGTGCGCCTGAAGCCTCGGTGCGATTGGAGCGGGACGGGGGGCGCACCACGCACGCTCTGCGGGGCGGAGCCTATGCCGAAGCTTTTGATGTGTTGCTGGCCGAGTTGGAAGCGTTGGGTGTGCGCTCCGAGGTCAGCGCTGTAGGCCACCGCGTTGTGCACGGCGGCGAACGCTTCAGCGCCCCGGCCCGTATTACGTCCGATGTGCTGGACGCGATTCGGGCTTGCGTGCCACTCGCGCCGCTGCACAATCCGGCCAACTTGTCGGGCATCGAGGCGGCGCGGGCAGCCTTTCCCGGCGTGCCACACGTTGCGGTGTTCGATACGGCCTTTCATCAGACCATGCCCGATGTGGCCTACCGCTACGCCGTGCCGGAAGCGTGGTACACCCGCCACGGCGTGCGGAGATACGGGTTTCACGGCACCAGCCATGCGTTTGTGGCTGCCGAAGCCGCCGCACTCTTGGGCCGCCCACTGGCCGAATTGAACTTGGTCACGGCCCATCTGGGCAACGGCTCCAGCGTGTGCGCCGTGCAGGGCGGGCGCAGCGTGGATACCAGCATGGGCCTCACGCCGCTGGAAGGCTTGGTCATGGGCACCCGCAGCGGCGACGTAGACCCCGGTCTGCACGACTATTTGGCGCGGCAATCCGGCCTCACCCTCAGCGAAATCACGGCGGCCCTGAACCGTGAATCGGGCTTACTGGGCTTGTCTAATCTGGCGTCCGATATGCGCGAACTGGAAGCGGCGGCAGCCGGGGGGCACGCGGGCGCACGCCTCGCCGTAGACGTGTTCGTGTACCGCCTCGCCAAAACGGTGGCGGGCATGGCCGTGGCGCTGGGCCGCCTAGATGGCTTGATCTTCACGGGCGGTATAGGCGAAAACAGCGCCACCATCCGGGCCGCCACATTGCGCCGCTTGGCCGTGCTGGGCTTTGAAGTGGATGAAGAAGCCAACGCGGGAGCAGTGCGCGGGCAATCGGGCCTGATCACGGCGGGCGGTGTTCCGGCGCTGGTGGTGAATACGAACGAGGAATTGAGTATTGCGAGGCAGACGGAAGAGGTGCTGGCGCAGTGA